One Syntrophorhabdaceae bacterium genomic region harbors:
- the mobB gene encoding molybdopterin-guanine dinucleotide biosynthesis protein B produces MGTKEKNEIPVVSIVGQSKTGKTTLIERLIPAFKEKGLDIAVIKHHHLDFEVDVPGKDTHRFKQAGAKTTIISSPVKLAMVTSVEKDIKPMEIIRQYIKDVDLIIIEGYKKERIPKIEVYRYKKGSSPICLKDGLLMAIVTDLPFDSHVPVFHMDEIEVIADFIVSKFINNSVPLAP; encoded by the coding sequence ATGGGAACAAAAGAAAAAAATGAGATCCCTGTTGTCTCTATAGTGGGGCAATCAAAAACAGGCAAGACAACCCTCATAGAGAGGCTCATCCCTGCCTTCAAGGAAAAGGGCTTAGATATAGCGGTTATAAAGCACCATCACCTCGACTTTGAGGTGGATGTCCCAGGAAAGGACACCCATAGATTTAAACAGGCAGGGGCAAAGACTACCATTATTTCATCGCCTGTGAAGTTGGCAATGGTTACCAGTGTTGAAAAGGATATAAAGCCCATGGAAATAATCAGGCAGTATATTAAGGACGTAGACCTTATCATCATAGAGGGTTATAAAAAGGAGAGGATTCCAAAGATAGAGGTATACAGATATAAAAAAGGCTCTTCTCCCATATGTCTAAAAGATGGCCTTTTGATGGCCATTGTTACCGACCTCCCTTTTGATTCCCATGTCCCTGTCTTTCATATGGATGAAATAGAGGTCATTGCCGATTTTATAGTCTCGAAATTTATTAATAATAGCGTGCCATTAGCTCCTTGA
- a CDS encoding NUDIX hydrolase encodes MVKEWKLIDLKPDRDYRVFKVNTLRAVSPRTQQVGEFYTIETNDWVNIIPITEDKKVVMIKQFRHGSKEITLEIPGGLVDDEHHMEAALRELSEETGYEGSNVIYLGATNPNPAIFNNLCHTYLVENAKKIKEKNLDPDEDIEVILVPLSDIPALIEEGTINHALVIVAFYFYFLRIGLNV; translated from the coding sequence ATGGTAAAGGAATGGAAACTAATAGATTTGAAACCAGACAGAGACTACAGGGTATTTAAGGTCAATACCCTAAGGGCAGTATCGCCAAGGACACAACAGGTAGGAGAGTTTTATACCATAGAGACCAATGACTGGGTAAACATCATACCCATTACAGAGGATAAAAAAGTGGTGATGATTAAACAGTTCAGGCATGGCTCAAAGGAGATAACACTTGAAATACCCGGTGGCCTCGTAGATGATGAACACCATATGGAGGCAGCATTGAGGGAGCTATCAGAAGAGACAGGCTATGAAGGGTCAAATGTGATATATCTCGGGGCAACAAACCCAAATCCTGCCATATTCAACAACCTCTGTCATACATATCTTGTGGAAAATGCAAAGAAGATTAAAGAAAAAAATCTCGACCCTGATGAAGATATAGAGGTAATTCTTGTTCCTCTCTCAGATATACCTGCTCTTATAGAAGAAGGCACCATAAACCATGCACTTGTAATTGTGGCATTTTATTTCTATTTTCTCAGGATAGGGCTTAATGTGTAA
- a CDS encoding glycosyltransferase family 4 protein → MKILHLFSDWKWTGPAEPVVSLCEALTKEGADITIAYRKTPLDFPERTVEKEVKARPIRYFEGFRLNRYFSLKDWLFDQKAISSYCRDNRIDIVHTHLSHDHWAALVSIGSGKNRPILIRTDHKRDGMPKNMFMKWAMAKTDGLVTYSRRIMEKDMKSFSIPEENTCIVPPGIKPFNGALKDMKSFFNIKTHEKVIGVIGRLKPDRGYDTILKAFKMVRDKIDKAKLLIMGRSSQMEKSIKQPLLELGIEGDVILAGYIIEDYFSVISAFDVFVMMRAGSDGTARALREVMSMGVPAIVSDSGMLPELVTDGLDGFVVPPREDILAERLLIALTDDNLRSRMGANAKEKARTQWDYSIQAKTILGFYEKILKGR, encoded by the coding sequence ATGAAGATATTGCATTTATTCAGTGATTGGAAATGGACAGGGCCGGCAGAACCAGTTGTATCCCTTTGCGAGGCGCTTACCAAAGAGGGTGCAGACATCACCATTGCCTATAGAAAGACACCCTTAGACTTTCCTGAGAGGACCGTGGAAAAAGAGGTAAAGGCAAGGCCTATAAGATATTTTGAAGGATTCAGGCTTAACAGGTATTTTTCATTAAAGGACTGGCTCTTCGACCAGAAGGCCATCAGTTCATATTGCCGAGACAATAGGATAGACATCGTCCACACCCACCTATCCCACGACCACTGGGCTGCCCTGGTTTCTATTGGTTCAGGAAAAAACAGACCTATTCTCATCAGGACAGACCACAAAAGGGATGGTATGCCTAAAAATATGTTTATGAAATGGGCCATGGCAAAGACAGATGGGCTTGTCACATACAGCAGAAGAATAATGGAGAAGGACATGAAATCCTTTTCCATTCCTGAAGAAAATACCTGTATAGTCCCTCCAGGCATAAAGCCCTTCAACGGAGCGCTCAAAGATATGAAAAGCTTCTTCAATATAAAAACCCATGAAAAGGTCATAGGGGTCATCGGAAGATTAAAGCCCGATAGAGGTTATGATACAATACTCAAGGCATTCAAGATGGTGAGAGATAAAATAGACAAGGCAAAGCTCCTTATTATGGGTAGGAGTTCCCAGATGGAAAAGAGCATAAAACAACCACTTTTAGAACTTGGTATAGAGGGGGATGTTATACTGGCTGGATATATAATAGAAGACTATTTTTCGGTCATCTCTGCGTTTGATGTATTTGTCATGATGAGGGCTGGTAGCGATGGAACAGCCAGGGCATTGAGAGAGGTCATGTCCATGGGTGTCCCTGCCATAGTATCTGATTCAGGTATGCTGCCGGAACTTGTAACAGACGGTTTAGACGGCTTTGTGGTGCCTCCCCGGGAAGACATACTGGCAGAGAGGCTTTTGATAGCCCTAACAGACGATAATCTCAGGTCAAGGATGGGCGCCAATGCAAAGGAAAAGGCAAGGACGCAATGGGATTACAGCATCCAGGCAAAAACAATCCTGGGTTTCTATGAGAAAATTTTAAAAGGCAGGTAG
- a CDS encoding DegT/DnrJ/EryC1/StrS family aminotransferase, producing MEVNIFNLERDHQDIKERLIERFVGVLTGGEFILGKQVKAFEESFASYIGVKYAIGVNSGTDALKIGGLSLDLEPGDKIVTTPNTYISTAMSLSMHGIEPAFCDIELKTYNMDPGNLDHILKKQNGIKLCIPVHLYGHPCKMDEIRDICQRHGILIMEDACQAHGALYNNQKVGSLGDVAAFSFYPTKNLGCYGDGGIITTNSEKIYEKAMMLRTYGQSAKHVHAIEGFNSRLDEVQAALLDIKLEQLDYWNKRRRHIAWLYKRELDDAPIVLPEEEEWAYHVYHLYVIRVKERDELMKYLKEKGVTTLIHYPTPIHLQTVYKHLGYKEGAFPNAEKAAKEIISLPIYPSMKEDEVIYVSRCIREFYGMQG from the coding sequence ATGGAGGTGAATATATTCAATCTGGAAAGAGACCATCAGGATATAAAGGAGAGATTAATCGAAAGATTCGTGGGTGTCCTAACCGGTGGCGAATTCATCCTGGGTAAGCAGGTAAAGGCCTTTGAAGAGTCTTTTGCATCCTATATAGGTGTTAAATATGCCATAGGCGTAAACAGTGGGACAGATGCCCTAAAGATAGGGGGGCTCTCCCTTGATTTGGAACCTGGCGATAAAATAGTCACCACACCCAATACCTATATATCTACTGCCATGAGTCTTTCCATGCATGGTATAGAGCCTGCTTTCTGCGATATAGAACTAAAGACATATAATATGGACCCAGGCAATCTTGATCACATCTTAAAAAAACAAAATGGCATAAAACTATGCATACCTGTCCATTTATACGGTCATCCCTGCAAAATGGACGAGATAAGAGACATCTGCCAGAGGCACGGCATCCTAATTATGGAGGATGCATGCCAGGCACACGGTGCCTTATATAATAACCAAAAGGTTGGTAGCCTCGGTGATGTAGCTGCCTTTAGTTTCTATCCCACAAAAAATCTGGGTTGTTATGGTGATGGTGGCATTATAACCACCAATTCTGAAAAAATTTATGAAAAGGCAATGATGTTAAGGACATATGGACAATCGGCAAAACACGTCCATGCCATAGAAGGTTTTAATTCAAGGCTCGATGAAGTGCAGGCAGCCTTACTTGACATAAAACTCGAGCAACTGGATTATTGGAATAAAAGGAGGAGGCATATAGCATGGTTATACAAGAGAGAGCTTGATGATGCGCCTATTGTATTACCTGAGGAAGAAGAATGGGCATATCATGTATACCATCTATATGTGATCAGGGTAAAGGAGCGAGATGAATTGATGAAATATCTAAAAGAAAAAGGCGTAACAACCCTCATCCATTACCCGACACCCATACATCTGCAGACAGTATATAAACACTTAGGTTATAAAGAAGGGGCATTCCCCAATGCAGAGAAGGCAGCCAAGGAGATCATATCCCTGCCCATATATCCATCCATGAAGGAAGATGAGGTTATATACGTATCAAGGTGCATAAGGGAATTCTACGGTATGCAGGGATAA
- a CDS encoding GDP-mannose 4,6-dehydratase — MKKKGVFKGKEVLVTGGLGFIGSNLCIELVKKGAQVTIVDNMLPRQGGNLFNIKDIEKKVRVNFSDVRNSLSMNHLVKNMDYVFHLAGQVNHVDSMKNPIQDLEINCRGTMVLLEALRHHNRAARVIFAGTRGEYGSSVKLPVDENHPTNPKGIYAVTNLTAEKMVLVYDDIFGIKGVCLRITNTYGPRHQMAHDEYGVFNWFIRKAIDDEEIPVFGDGRILRDFLYVDDLVDCLLTVAATEEAYGEVFNVGTGVPVSFIELANKIVEIAGTGRPKFTEFTQERKEVEPGDYYTDISKIKRITGWRPKVSLEEGIARTIEYYRRYKKEYW; from the coding sequence ATGAAAAAAAAGGGAGTTTTTAAGGGTAAAGAAGTCCTTGTGACAGGGGGGCTCGGTTTTATAGGGAGCAACCTCTGTATTGAGCTCGTGAAAAAGGGGGCACAAGTCACCATAGTAGATAATATGCTACCACGACAAGGTGGCAACCTCTTTAATATTAAAGACATAGAGAAAAAGGTAAGGGTGAATTTTTCAGATGTGAGAAATAGCCTCTCTATGAATCACCTCGTGAAAAATATGGATTATGTCTTTCACCTAGCTGGCCAGGTAAACCACGTAGACAGCATGAAAAACCCCATACAGGACCTGGAAATAAACTGCAGGGGAACCATGGTCCTCCTGGAGGCATTAAGACATCACAATAGAGCTGCCAGGGTCATATTTGCCGGAACAAGGGGCGAATACGGCTCAAGTGTAAAGCTCCCTGTAGATGAAAACCACCCCACAAATCCCAAAGGCATCTATGCAGTAACCAACCTGACTGCGGAAAAGATGGTCCTTGTCTACGATGATATATTCGGGATCAAGGGCGTATGTCTGAGGATTACAAACACCTATGGCCCAAGACATCAAATGGCACACGATGAATATGGGGTATTCAACTGGTTTATAAGAAAGGCCATAGACGATGAAGAGATACCTGTGTTCGGCGACGGCAGGATCCTAAGGGATTTTCTCTATGTAGATGACCTTGTAGATTGCTTACTCACGGTGGCTGCCACAGAGGAGGCATACGGAGAGGTATTTAATGTGGGAACTGGTGTGCCTGTTAGTTTCATTGAGCTCGCCAACAAGATAGTAGAGATAGCAGGCACAGGAAGGCCAAAATTCACAGAATTTACCCAGGAGAGAAAAGAGGTAGAGCCCGGTGATTACTATACAGACATCTCCAAGATAAAGCGCATAACCGGTTGGAGGCCCAAGGTTTCCCTCGAGGAAGGCATTGCCAGAACCATTGAATATTACAGAAGATATAAAAAGGAGTATTGGTAA
- a CDS encoding glycosyltransferase family 2 protein, producing the protein MGTPISIYMITFNNATTIERALKSVTGWADEVIVVDSHSTDNTAEIASRYTEKFYQFDTTNLRDKYQFAQDKCSNEWVMFIDADEWLTEGIKKEIGEVLSFNPLYDGFMVKRRNIYLGREIRFGGWYPDHEIRLYRKDKGGWQGGIHAKVYVHGKIGRLKNYYMHTPYTDTSHQIRTIDRYASAYAEDLFAAKRRFHLFNMFFRPVYRFFRDYIFKLGFLDGIPGMIIMASTMYYVFMKHAKLWEMEKRDEKKGSF; encoded by the coding sequence ATGGGAACCCCAATATCCATATACATGATAACCTTTAACAATGCCACCACTATAGAAAGGGCACTAAAAAGCGTGACAGGCTGGGCAGATGAGGTCATAGTAGTAGACTCCCATAGCACAGACAACACAGCAGAGATAGCATCCCGCTACACAGAAAAATTTTATCAGTTTGACACAACAAATCTGAGGGATAAATATCAGTTTGCCCAGGATAAATGTAGTAATGAATGGGTCATGTTTATTGATGCTGATGAGTGGCTTACAGAGGGCATAAAAAAGGAGATAGGGGAGGTCTTGAGTTTTAATCCCCTTTACGATGGTTTTATGGTTAAAAGAAGAAACATATATCTCGGTAGGGAAATAAGGTTCGGTGGATGGTATCCTGACCATGAGATAAGATTATACAGAAAGGATAAAGGTGGATGGCAAGGAGGGATACATGCAAAGGTCTATGTGCATGGAAAGATAGGCAGGCTAAAAAATTATTACATGCACACCCCATATACAGACACATCACACCAGATAAGAACCATAGACAGATATGCAAGCGCATATGCAGAGGACCTTTTTGCTGCCAAAAGGAGATTCCATTTATTTAATATGTTCTTCAGACCTGTTTACAGGTTTTTCAGAGACTATATATTTAAACTCGGTTTTCTCGACGGTATTCCTGGTATGATCATAATGGCATCTACCATGTATTATGTGTTTATGAAACACGCAAAGTTATGGGAAATGGAGAAGAGGGATGAAAAAAAAGGGAGTTTTTAA
- a CDS encoding radical SAM protein, with amino-acid sequence MLIIYPPITKPSEPPLGIARLVGALKANNIEYHVVDANIEAMHWLMKNNLETRDRWTVRAIKNIDYNITQIKNSKVFKNQERYKKAVYEINRVIGHKASSKGIKITLSDYQDSRLSPIRSTDLIHAAIHFKDNPFYGYFSHRLNGILEKSPVRTIGISINYLSQALCAFSIIGFLRQHFPQKEIIIGGSLITSWMKEKERQGLFKGLVDHIIVGQGEAPLLEIMGKQTTPPVRFMPSYEAFQQELYLSPGYVIPYNTSTGCYWARCTFCPERAEKNPYIQIPPKIAIQELNTIIDTAKPSLVHITDNAISPAVLNAMIKTPLNAPWYGFVRVGREFIDLDFCMSLKRTECVMLKLGVESADQSVLDKMNKGIQIEEVATALKNLKKVGIATYVYFLFGTPWETMESARKTMDFIALNHSNIDFMNVAIFNLPLNCPEAKGLKTKMFYSADLSLYEDFVHPEAWGRPNVRRFLDKELKRHPLINPIIQRQPPFFTSNHAPFFVMTRGKVC; translated from the coding sequence GTGCTAATTATTTATCCTCCCATTACTAAACCCAGTGAGCCTCCCCTGGGCATTGCAAGGCTCGTAGGTGCCCTTAAGGCAAATAATATAGAATATCATGTGGTGGATGCAAACATAGAGGCTATGCACTGGCTCATGAAAAACAACTTGGAGACACGCGACAGATGGACTGTTAGGGCAATTAAAAATATTGATTATAATATAACACAAATAAAAAACAGTAAGGTCTTCAAAAATCAGGAAAGATACAAAAAGGCTGTTTATGAGATAAATAGGGTCATAGGACATAAGGCATCAAGCAAGGGCATCAAGATAACCCTATCTGACTACCAAGATAGCAGGCTATCCCCTATAAGAAGCACTGATCTTATCCATGCAGCCATACATTTTAAAGACAATCCTTTTTACGGATATTTTTCCCATCGACTCAATGGCATCCTTGAAAAAAGCCCTGTAAGAACTATAGGCATATCCATAAATTACCTAAGCCAGGCATTATGTGCATTTTCCATCATAGGGTTTCTGAGGCAGCACTTTCCTCAAAAAGAGATAATAATAGGCGGGAGTCTCATTACATCGTGGATGAAAGAAAAAGAAAGGCAAGGTCTTTTCAAAGGGCTTGTAGACCACATCATAGTAGGGCAGGGAGAGGCTCCGCTTCTTGAGATCATGGGAAAACAAACCACACCTCCTGTAAGATTTATGCCTTCATATGAAGCCTTTCAGCAGGAACTATATCTATCTCCTGGATATGTTATACCCTATAATACATCTACAGGCTGTTACTGGGCAAGATGCACGTTCTGTCCTGAAAGGGCGGAAAAGAACCCATATATACAGATCCCACCTAAGATAGCCATCCAGGAATTAAATACCATAATAGACACTGCAAAGCCGAGTCTCGTCCATATCACCGATAATGCCATAAGCCCTGCTGTTTTAAATGCCATGATAAAAACACCTTTAAATGCCCCCTGGTATGGTTTTGTAAGGGTAGGCAGGGAGTTTATTGATTTGGATTTCTGTATGTCATTAAAGAGAACTGAATGTGTTATGCTTAAACTGGGGGTTGAGTCGGCAGATCAGTCTGTCCTTGATAAGATGAATAAAGGTATACAAATAGAAGAGGTGGCAACTGCCTTAAAAAATCTAAAAAAGGTAGGCATCGCCACATATGTGTATTTTCTCTTTGGGACGCCTTGGGAGACCATGGAATCTGCCAGAAAAACCATGGATTTTATTGCATTAAATCATAGCAATATTGACTTTATGAATGTAGCCATATTTAATCTCCCGCTAAATTGCCCTGAAGCCAAAGGTTTAAAGACAAAGATGTTTTATAGCGCAGACCTTTCTTTATATGAAGATTTCGTCCACCCAGAGGCATGGGGAAGGCCAAACGTAAGGCGCTTTTTAGATAAGGAACTTAAAAGGCATCCCCTTATAAATCCCATCATCCAGAGACAACCGCCGTTTTTTACATCCAACCATGCACCCTTTTTTGTCATGACCCGAGGAAAAGTTTGTTGA